From Streptomyces fungicidicus, one genomic window encodes:
- the ruvA gene encoding Holliday junction branch migration protein RuvA produces the protein MIAFVSGTVAALAPDAAVVEVGGVGMAVQCTPNTLSTLRVGQPAKLATSLVVREDSLTLYGFADDDERQVFVLLQTASGVGPRLAQAMLAVHSPDALRGAVATGDEKALTAVPGIGRKGAQKLLLELKDRLGEPTGAPAVGAPVTSGWRDQLHAALIGLGYATREADEAVAAVTPQAEAAGGTPQVGQLLKAALQTLNRAR, from the coding sequence ATGATCGCCTTCGTCTCCGGCACGGTCGCCGCCCTCGCCCCCGACGCCGCGGTGGTCGAGGTCGGCGGTGTCGGCATGGCCGTCCAGTGCACGCCGAACACGCTCTCCACGCTCCGCGTCGGACAGCCCGCCAAGCTCGCCACCTCCCTCGTCGTCCGCGAGGACTCCCTCACGCTGTACGGCTTCGCCGACGACGACGAGCGCCAGGTCTTCGTGCTGCTCCAGACGGCCAGCGGCGTCGGCCCCCGGCTGGCCCAGGCGATGCTCGCCGTGCACAGCCCCGACGCCCTGCGCGGAGCCGTCGCCACCGGGGACGAGAAGGCGCTCACCGCCGTCCCGGGCATCGGCAGGAAGGGTGCGCAGAAACTGCTCCTGGAGCTCAAGGACCGCCTCGGCGAGCCGACCGGCGCCCCCGCCGTCGGCGCACCCGTCACCAGCGGCTGGCGCGACCAGCTGCACGCCGCCCTGATCGGCCTCGGCTACGCCACCCGGGAGGCCGACGAGGCGGTGGCCGCCGTCACGCCCCAGGCGGAGGCCGCCGGGGGCACTCCGCAGGTGGGGCAGCTGCTCAAGGCGGCACTGCAGACGCTGAACCGCGCCCGATAG
- a CDS encoding YebC/PmpR family DNA-binding transcriptional regulator, whose protein sequence is MSGHSKWATTKHKKAVIDAKRGKLFAKLIKNIEVAARMGGVDLEGNPTLYDAVQKAKKQSVPNKNIDSAIKRGGGLEAGGADYETIMYEGYGPNGVAVLIECLTDNRNRAASDVRVAMTRNGGSMADPGSVSYLFHRKGVVIVPKGELSEDDVLTAVLDAGAEEVNDLGENFEVLSEATDLVAVRTALQDAGIDYDSAEANFVPTMQVELDEEGARKIFKLIDALEDSDDVQNVFANFDVSDEIMEKVDA, encoded by the coding sequence ATGTCCGGCCACTCTAAATGGGCCACGACGAAGCACAAGAAGGCCGTGATCGATGCCAAGCGCGGCAAGCTCTTCGCGAAGCTGATCAAGAACATCGAGGTCGCCGCGCGTATGGGCGGTGTCGACCTGGAGGGCAACCCGACCCTCTACGACGCCGTCCAGAAGGCCAAGAAGCAGTCGGTGCCGAACAAGAACATCGACTCCGCCATCAAGCGCGGTGGCGGTCTCGAGGCCGGTGGCGCCGACTACGAGACGATCATGTACGAGGGCTACGGTCCCAACGGTGTCGCGGTGCTCATCGAGTGCCTCACCGACAACCGCAACCGTGCCGCCTCGGACGTGCGCGTCGCGATGACCCGCAACGGCGGTTCCATGGCCGACCCGGGTTCGGTGTCCTACCTGTTCCACCGCAAGGGCGTGGTGATCGTCCCCAAGGGCGAGCTGAGCGAGGACGACGTCCTCACCGCCGTGCTGGACGCGGGCGCCGAGGAGGTCAACGACCTCGGCGAGAACTTCGAGGTGCTGAGCGAGGCCACCGACCTGGTCGCCGTGCGCACCGCCCTGCAGGACGCCGGGATCGACTACGACTCCGCCGAGGCAAACTTCGTCCCGACCATGCAGGTCGAGCTGGACGAGGAGGGCGCCAGGAAGATCTTCAAGCTCATCGACGCCCTGGAGGACAGCGACGACGTGCAGAACGTCTTCGCCAACTTCGACGTGAGCGACGAGATCATGGAGAAGGTCGACGCGTAA
- the pdxS gene encoding pyridoxal 5'-phosphate synthase lyase subunit PdxS has translation MAEQLKGGVIMDVVTPDQAKIAEDAGAVAVMALERVPADIRKDGGVARMSDPDMIEGIIGAVSIPVMAKSRIGHFVEAQVLQSLGVDYIDESEVLTPADEVNHSDKWAFTTPFVCGATNLGEALRRIAEGAAMIRSKGEAGTGNVVEAVRHLRQIKNEIARLRGYDNNELYAAAKELRAPYELVKEVAALGKLPVVLFSAGGVATPADAALMRQLGAEGVFVGSGIFKSGDPAKRAAAIVKATTFYDDPKIIADASRNLGEAMVGINCDTLPEAERYANRGW, from the coding sequence ATGGCCGAGCAGCTCAAGGGCGGCGTGATCATGGACGTCGTCACGCCGGACCAGGCCAAGATCGCCGAGGACGCCGGCGCCGTCGCCGTCATGGCGCTGGAGCGGGTCCCCGCCGACATCCGCAAGGACGGCGGCGTGGCCCGGATGTCCGACCCGGACATGATCGAGGGCATCATCGGGGCGGTCTCCATCCCCGTGATGGCCAAGTCCCGCATCGGCCACTTCGTCGAGGCCCAGGTGCTGCAGTCGCTCGGCGTCGACTACATCGACGAGTCCGAGGTCCTCACCCCCGCCGACGAGGTCAACCACTCCGACAAGTGGGCGTTCACCACCCCCTTCGTCTGCGGTGCCACCAACCTGGGCGAGGCCCTGCGCCGCATCGCCGAGGGCGCCGCGATGATCCGCTCCAAGGGCGAGGCCGGCACCGGCAACGTCGTCGAGGCCGTCCGCCACCTGCGGCAGATCAAGAACGAGATCGCCCGGCTGCGCGGCTACGACAACAATGAGCTGTACGCCGCCGCCAAGGAGCTGCGCGCCCCGTACGAGCTGGTCAAGGAGGTCGCCGCGCTGGGCAAGCTCCCCGTGGTCCTCTTCTCCGCCGGCGGTGTCGCCACCCCGGCCGACGCCGCGCTGATGCGCCAGCTCGGCGCCGAGGGCGTCTTCGTCGGCTCCGGCATCTTCAAGTCCGGCGACCCGGCCAAGCGCGCCGCCGCCATCGTCAAGGCGACCACCTTCTACGACGACCCGAAGATCATCGCGGACGCGTCGCGCAACCTGGGCGAGGCCATGGTCGGCATCAACTGCGACACCCTCCCCGAGGCCGAGCGCTATGCCAACCGCGGCTGGTAG
- a CDS encoding glycosyltransferase family 4 protein, translating into MRIGIVCPYSWDVPGGVQFHIRDLAEYFIRLGHEVSVLAPADDDTPLPPYVVSAGRAVPVPYNGSVARLNFGFLSAARVRRWLHEGAFDVVHIHEPTSPSLGLLTCWAAEGPIVATFHTSNPRSRAMIAAYAILQAALEKISARIAVSEYARRTLVEHLGGDAVVIPNGVDVDFFAEAEPRPEWQGDTIGFIGRIDEPRKGLPVLMRALPKILAARPATRLLVAGRGDEKEAVESLPRELRPRVEFLGMVSDEDKARFLRSVDLYVAPNTGGESFGIILVEAMSAGAPVLASDLDAFAQVLDQGAAGELFANEDADALADAAVRLMADPERRAELRERGSAHVRRFDWSTVGADILSVYETVTAGAAAVATDDRATGLRARFGLARDQG; encoded by the coding sequence GTGAGGATCGGCATCGTCTGCCCGTACTCCTGGGACGTACCGGGCGGCGTCCAGTTCCACATCCGTGACCTGGCGGAGTACTTCATCCGGCTCGGTCACGAGGTGTCCGTCCTCGCCCCGGCCGACGACGACACCCCGCTGCCGCCGTACGTGGTCTCGGCGGGCCGCGCGGTGCCGGTGCCGTACAACGGCTCGGTGGCCCGGCTCAACTTCGGCTTCCTGTCCGCCGCGCGGGTCCGGCGCTGGCTGCACGAGGGCGCCTTCGACGTCGTCCACATCCACGAGCCGACCTCGCCCTCGCTCGGCCTGCTGACCTGCTGGGCGGCCGAGGGGCCGATCGTGGCCACCTTCCACACCTCCAACCCGCGCTCCCGCGCGATGATCGCCGCGTACGCGATCCTCCAGGCCGCCCTGGAGAAGATCAGCGCGCGGATCGCGGTGAGCGAGTACGCCCGCCGCACCCTCGTCGAGCACCTGGGCGGGGACGCGGTGGTCATCCCCAACGGCGTCGACGTCGACTTCTTCGCCGAGGCCGAGCCCAGACCGGAGTGGCAGGGCGACACCATCGGCTTCATCGGGCGGATCGACGAGCCCCGCAAGGGCCTGCCGGTGCTGATGCGGGCCCTGCCGAAGATCCTCGCCGCCCGCCCGGCGACCCGGCTGCTGGTGGCCGGCCGCGGCGACGAGAAGGAGGCGGTCGAGTCGCTGCCCCGGGAGCTGCGCCCGCGCGTGGAGTTCCTCGGCATGGTCAGCGACGAGGACAAGGCCCGTTTCCTGCGCAGCGTCGACCTGTACGTGGCGCCCAACACCGGCGGCGAGAGCTTCGGCATCATCCTCGTCGAGGCCATGTCGGCGGGCGCCCCGGTGCTCGCCTCCGACCTGGACGCGTTCGCCCAGGTCCTCGACCAGGGGGCGGCGGGCGAGCTGTTCGCCAACGAGGACGCGGACGCCCTCGCCGACGCGGCCGTACGGCTCATGGCGGACCCGGAGCGCCGCGCGGAGCTGCGCGAGCGCGGCAGCGCCCACGTCCGCCGCTTCGACTGGTCGACGGTCGGGGCGGACATCCTGTCGGTCTACGAGACGGTGACGGCGGGCGCGGCGGCGGTGGCGACGGACGACCGCGCGACGGGACTGCGGGCACGCTTCGGACTGGCGCGCGACCAGGGCTGA
- a CDS encoding LemA family protein yields MTATLIWILVVLVAVGLYLSWTAGRLDRLHTRIDATRAALDAQLLRRASVAQELATSGVLDPAASIVLYEAAHAARQAVEEQREVAESELSQALRAVFADAPQVDAVKEAPGGEETALELGEAVRRVPMARRFHNDAVRAARALRRHRKVRWFRLAGHAPFPMAVEMDDEPPAALGERAA; encoded by the coding sequence GTGACCGCAACCCTCATCTGGATCCTCGTCGTCCTCGTCGCCGTCGGCCTCTACCTGAGCTGGACGGCGGGGCGGCTGGACCGGCTGCACACCCGTATCGACGCCACCCGGGCCGCGCTCGACGCGCAACTGCTGCGCCGCGCCTCCGTGGCACAGGAACTGGCCACCTCGGGTGTGCTCGACCCCGCCGCCTCGATCGTGCTCTACGAGGCGGCGCACGCCGCACGGCAGGCGGTCGAGGAGCAGCGCGAGGTCGCCGAGAGCGAGCTCAGCCAGGCCCTGCGCGCGGTGTTCGCCGACGCGCCGCAGGTGGACGCGGTCAAGGAGGCGCCCGGGGGAGAGGAGACGGCCCTGGAACTCGGCGAGGCGGTGCGCAGGGTCCCGATGGCCCGGCGCTTCCACAACGACGCCGTCCGCGCCGCGCGGGCGCTGCGCCGCCACCGCAAGGTGCGCTGGTTCCGGCTGGCCGGACACGCGCCGTTCCCGATGGCCGTCGAGATGGACGACGAGCCGCCGGCCGCCCTGGGCGAGCGGGCCGCGTAA
- a CDS encoding phosphatidylinositol mannoside acyltransferase, with amino-acid sequence MSARERLTDTLYGAGWGTVKKLPEPVAVRLGRSIADLAWKQRGKGVLRLESNYARVVPDAGPERLAELSRAGMRSYLRYWMESFRLPAWSAERVASGFDPKDLHHLTDGMAAGKGVILALPHLANWDLAGAWVTTKLGIPFTTVAERLKPETLYDRFVAYREGLGMEVLPHSGGSAFGTLARRLRDGGLVCLVADRDLSASGVEVGFFGETARMPAGPALLAQQTGARLLPVTLWYDDSPVMRGRVHPPVEVPASGTRPEKTSVMTQALADAFATGIADHPEDWHMLQRLWLRDLDPARDPVTAPEKDQKGTS; translated from the coding sequence TCTCGGCCGGAGCATCGCCGACCTCGCGTGGAAGCAGCGCGGCAAGGGCGTGCTCAGGCTGGAGAGCAACTATGCCCGCGTCGTGCCCGACGCGGGCCCGGAACGGCTGGCGGAGCTGTCCCGCGCGGGCATGCGGTCGTATCTGCGGTACTGGATGGAGTCCTTCCGGCTGCCCGCCTGGAGCGCCGAGCGGGTGGCGAGCGGCTTCGACCCCAAGGACCTGCACCATCTGACCGACGGGATGGCGGCGGGCAAGGGCGTCATCCTGGCACTGCCGCACCTGGCCAACTGGGACCTCGCCGGGGCCTGGGTCACCACCAAGCTGGGCATACCGTTCACCACGGTCGCCGAGCGGCTGAAGCCGGAGACGCTGTACGACCGGTTCGTCGCCTACCGGGAGGGCCTCGGCATGGAGGTGCTCCCGCACAGCGGCGGCTCCGCCTTCGGCACACTGGCCCGGCGGCTGCGCGACGGCGGACTGGTCTGCCTGGTCGCCGACCGCGACCTGTCCGCCTCCGGCGTCGAGGTCGGCTTCTTCGGCGAGACCGCCCGGATGCCGGCCGGACCCGCCCTGCTGGCCCAGCAGACCGGCGCCCGCCTGCTGCCGGTGACCCTCTGGTACGACGACTCGCCCGTGATGCGCGGCAGAGTGCATCCGCCGGTCGAGGTCCCCGCGTCAGGTACGCGCCCTGAGAAGACGTCTGTCATGACACAGGCGCTGGCCGACGCCTTCGCCACGGGGATCGCCGACCATCCGGAGGACTGGCACATGCTGCAGCGCTTGTGGCTGAGGGACCTCGACCCCGCGCGGGACCCGGTGACGGCCCCCGAGAAGGATCAGAAGGGGACCTCGTGA
- the ruvC gene encoding crossover junction endodeoxyribonuclease RuvC → MRVLGVDPGLTRCGVGVVEGVAGRPLTMLGVGVVRTPADADLGHRLVAVEQGLEQWLDEHRPEYVAVERVFSQHNVRTVMGTAQASAVAILCASRRGIPVALHTPSEVKAAVTGSGRADKAQVGAMVTRLLRLDAPPKPADAADALALAICHIWRAPAQNRLQQAVARQASGTPQAPRATARPHASKGRTT, encoded by the coding sequence GTGCGCGTACTGGGGGTGGACCCGGGCCTCACCCGGTGCGGTGTCGGCGTGGTGGAGGGGGTGGCCGGGCGCCCGCTCACGATGCTCGGTGTCGGAGTGGTGCGCACACCGGCGGACGCCGACCTCGGCCACCGCCTCGTCGCCGTCGAACAGGGCCTCGAACAGTGGCTGGACGAGCACCGGCCCGAGTACGTCGCCGTGGAACGCGTCTTCAGCCAGCACAACGTGCGGACGGTGATGGGCACGGCCCAGGCCAGCGCGGTCGCCATCCTGTGCGCCTCCCGCCGGGGCATCCCCGTCGCCCTGCACACGCCCAGCGAGGTCAAGGCCGCCGTCACCGGCTCGGGCCGCGCCGACAAGGCCCAGGTCGGGGCCATGGTCACCCGGCTGCTGCGGCTGGACGCGCCGCCGAAGCCCGCCGACGCCGCCGACGCCCTCGCGCTCGCCATCTGCCACATCTGGCGCGCCCCCGCCCAGAACCGGCTCCAGCAGGCGGTCGCCCGGCAGGCCTCGGGGACCCCGCAGGCGCCCCGCGCCACCGCACGCCCGCACGCATCGAAAGGCCGTACGACATGA
- the pdxT gene encoding pyridoxal 5'-phosphate synthase glutaminase subunit PdxT: protein MSDAPVVGVLALQGDVREHLVALAAAGATAREVRRPGELAEVDGLVIPGGESTTISKLAVLFGLMEPLRARVRDGMPVYGTCAGMIMLADKILDPRSGQETVGGIDMIVRRNAFGRQNESFEAAVDVAGVAGDPVEGVFIRAPWVESVGARAEVLAEHGGHIVAVRQGNALATSFHPELTGDHRVHALFVDMTRANRTAESL from the coding sequence ATGAGCGACGCACCGGTCGTCGGCGTCCTGGCCCTCCAGGGCGACGTGCGGGAGCACCTCGTCGCCCTGGCCGCGGCCGGCGCAACGGCCAGGGAGGTCAGGCGTCCCGGGGAGCTCGCCGAGGTCGACGGCCTGGTCATCCCCGGCGGCGAGTCCACCACGATCTCCAAGCTGGCCGTCCTGTTCGGCCTGATGGAGCCCCTGCGCGCACGGGTGCGCGACGGCATGCCCGTCTACGGCACCTGCGCTGGCATGATCATGCTGGCCGACAAGATCCTCGACCCGCGCTCGGGCCAGGAGACCGTCGGAGGCATCGACATGATCGTGCGCCGCAACGCCTTCGGACGGCAGAACGAGTCCTTCGAGGCGGCGGTCGACGTCGCGGGCGTCGCCGGCGACCCGGTGGAGGGCGTCTTCATCCGCGCTCCCTGGGTGGAGTCCGTGGGCGCCCGGGCCGAGGTGCTCGCCGAGCACGGCGGACACATCGTGGCGGTCCGCCAGGGCAACGCGCTGGCCACGTCGTTCCACCCGGAACTGACCGGCGACCACCGCGTGCACGCCCTGTTCGTCGACATGACACGCGCGAACCGGACGGCCGAGTCCTTGTAG